The following are from one region of the Pseudohongiella spirulinae genome:
- a CDS encoding VWA domain-containing protein, giving the protein MNETITLAQAVENFHFLRPLWLLALLPAVFFFRRLWVLDAQGSAWHKVIEKSLLPYLLNATKNRSQRLPLYLLMLAWTLSIVALAGPTWSKQTQPVQQRQDALVIVLDLSLGMFATDFEPNRITIARRKILDILDTRREGQTGLVVYAGEAHMVTPLTDDSISIRAMVPALNPNIMPVIGNNPADGIQMANRLLEEAGTSNGRILLITSDIPSDQVFRIGDAMSTVNFPLHVIGVGTTQGASIPAAGGEVLRDSDGQVVISAMNRSVLQQVAGNHDGRYSDVTVDSSDLESVLAESLRRGDNDTFLESEEEVELWRDAGPWLLLLLLPLCALCFRRGWVLQLALSAGLAMMVMTPEPVMAQPADETDPLTQAQAPQGDNSQSPGQMQTLSIGTPQEMQSEFPPANPPRFDWRALFLNRDQRAARALANRDPNTAAVLFDDQAWRGTAHYRAGNFEAAIQEFSQGEDLDSYYNLGNALAYAERFAEAIAAYDRVLAEQPMHEDAQHNKQIVEQLLEQQQQEQEEQEQQEQEQQEESQAEAEQQENEEEVEPTLEEDEQQQQDQEPQEPQEQETPEQEAEDAETDDSQKNQRSENTEFEEDQESLEQFLRRIEDDPGELLRRKFQFESRRRMIERRAASQGIR; this is encoded by the coding sequence ATGAATGAGACCATAACGCTGGCACAGGCCGTCGAAAACTTTCATTTTCTGCGCCCGCTATGGCTACTGGCGCTGCTGCCGGCGGTATTTTTCTTTCGCCGCCTGTGGGTCCTCGACGCGCAGGGATCTGCCTGGCACAAAGTGATCGAAAAAAGCCTGCTGCCCTATCTGCTGAACGCCACCAAAAACCGCTCGCAGCGTTTACCTCTGTATCTGCTGATGCTGGCCTGGACCCTGAGCATTGTGGCACTGGCCGGCCCAACCTGGTCCAAGCAGACACAACCGGTCCAGCAGCGTCAGGACGCCCTGGTCATTGTGCTGGATCTGAGCCTGGGCATGTTTGCCACCGACTTTGAACCTAATCGCATCACCATCGCCCGACGCAAGATTCTGGACATCCTGGATACCCGGCGCGAGGGCCAGACCGGCCTGGTGGTCTACGCCGGTGAGGCGCATATGGTCACTCCGTTAACCGATGACAGCATCAGCATCCGCGCCATGGTGCCGGCCCTGAACCCCAACATCATGCCAGTGATCGGCAACAATCCGGCTGACGGAATCCAGATGGCCAATCGGCTGCTGGAAGAAGCCGGCACCAGCAATGGCCGCATTCTGTTGATCACCTCGGATATTCCGTCCGATCAGGTGTTTCGCATCGGTGATGCCATGAGTACCGTCAACTTTCCGCTGCATGTCATCGGGGTTGGTACAACGCAGGGCGCCTCGATCCCGGCAGCTGGCGGCGAAGTGCTGCGTGACAGTGATGGCCAGGTGGTCATCAGCGCCATGAATCGCAGTGTACTGCAACAGGTCGCCGGTAATCATGATGGTCGTTACAGCGATGTAACGGTTGATAGCAGCGATCTCGAGTCAGTGCTGGCTGAAAGCCTGCGCCGCGGTGATAACGACACCTTCCTGGAGTCCGAAGAAGAAGTTGAGCTGTGGCGCGACGCCGGTCCGTGGCTGCTGCTACTGCTGCTGCCGCTGTGTGCCCTGTGCTTCCGGCGCGGTTGGGTGTTGCAGCTGGCCCTGTCGGCAGGCCTGGCCATGATGGTCATGACACCGGAACCAGTCATGGCGCAACCGGCTGATGAGACTGATCCCTTAACTCAGGCGCAGGCCCCGCAAGGCGACAATTCACAGAGCCCCGGGCAGATGCAGACCCTGTCAATCGGCACTCCGCAAGAGATGCAATCGGAGTTTCCACCCGCCAACCCGCCCCGCTTCGACTGGCGCGCCCTGTTCCTGAACCGCGACCAGCGCGCCGCACGCGCTCTTGCCAACCGCGACCCGAACACGGCGGCAGTCCTGTTTGATGATCAGGCCTGGCGTGGCACTGCACACTATCGGGCCGGCAATTTCGAAGCTGCCATTCAGGAATTCAGTCAGGGCGAGGATCTCGACTCCTACTACAACCTCGGTAACGCCCTGGCCTACGCTGAACGTTTTGCCGAAGCCATCGCCGCCTACGACCGCGTGCTGGCCGAACAGCCCATGCACGAAGACGCCCAGCACAACAAGCAGATTGTTGAACAGCTACTGGAGCAGCAACAGCAAGAACAGGAAGAGCAGGAACAGCAGGAGCAGGAACAGCAGGAAGAGTCTCAGGCCGAAGCCGAACAGCAGGAAAACGAAGAAGAAGTTGAACCAACGCTGGAAGAAGACGAGCAACAGCAGCAGGATCAGGAACCTCAGGAGCCTCAGGAACAGGAAACGCCCGAGCAGGAAGCTGAAGATGCTGAAACTGACGATTCGCAGAAAAACCAGCGCAGCGAAAACACCGAATTTGAAGAAGATCAGGAATCTCTGGAGCAGTTCCTGCGCCGCATCGAAGACGATCCGGGTGAGCTGCTGCGCCGCAAATTCCAGTTTGAATCACGTCGCCGCATGATTGAGCGACGCGCAGCCAGCCAAGGCATACGATGA
- a CDS encoding vWA domain-containing protein: MLEFSWPWVFLALPLPLIIYWLVPRAPRQDAALRVPFYRQLVQLHTDSSHQYNKNLFLLIACALIWLMVVIASSRPQWIGDPVQIPTTGRDMMLTLDMSGSMEARDMFLNNTQLSRFQVMKAVISDFVEKRTGDRLGLTLFAAHAYMLTPMTYDLATVQQMVDELEIGMIDESATAIGDAIGLSIRHLRQQPENNRILILLTDGINNAGELTPLQAAQLARTEGIKMHIVGVASDQFAQRSMFGTRASGALVSEIDDETMAEAAEMTGGLYFRARTLEDMISIYDELDQMEPIEQDEQTYRPETQLFHWPLGIALLLSFLLALSAMPAATRARAGDSV; encoded by the coding sequence ATGCTTGAATTTTCCTGGCCCTGGGTTTTTCTGGCCCTGCCCCTGCCGCTTATCATTTATTGGCTGGTGCCGCGGGCACCGCGTCAGGATGCGGCGCTGCGCGTACCTTTTTATCGTCAGCTGGTGCAACTGCACACTGACAGCTCACATCAGTACAACAAGAACCTGTTTCTGCTGATTGCCTGCGCGTTGATCTGGCTGATGGTGGTAATCGCCTCATCTCGCCCGCAATGGATAGGCGATCCTGTTCAGATACCTACTACCGGCCGCGACATGATGCTGACTCTGGACATGTCGGGCAGTATGGAAGCGCGTGATATGTTTCTCAACAACACCCAGTTGTCGCGCTTTCAGGTCATGAAGGCGGTGATCAGTGATTTTGTGGAAAAGCGCACCGGCGACCGTCTGGGTCTGACCCTGTTTGCGGCACATGCCTATATGCTCACGCCGATGACTTATGATCTGGCCACTGTTCAGCAAATGGTGGATGAGCTGGAAATCGGCATGATTGATGAGTCAGCCACGGCCATTGGCGATGCCATCGGTCTGAGTATCCGCCACCTGCGTCAGCAACCGGAAAATAACCGCATCCTGATTCTGCTGACCGATGGCATCAATAACGCCGGTGAGCTCACGCCTCTGCAGGCGGCCCAGTTGGCTCGTACCGAAGGCATAAAAATGCATATTGTGGGCGTGGCATCCGATCAGTTTGCCCAGCGTTCCATGTTCGGCACACGTGCCAGCGGGGCGCTGGTCTCTGAAATAGACGATGAAACCATGGCCGAGGCGGCTGAAATGACCGGTGGGCTGTACTTTCGCGCGCGGACCCTGGAAGATATGATCAGTATCTATGATGAACTGGATCAGATGGAGCCCATCGAGCAGGATGAGCAGACCTATCGACCGGAAACCCAGCTATTCCACTGGCCGCTGGGCATCGCCCTGTTGCTCAGCTTCCTGCTGGCACTCAGTGCCATGCCCGCAGCCACTCGGGCACGGGCGGGGGACTCGGTATGA